From Juglans regia cultivar Chandler chromosome 8, Walnut 2.0, whole genome shotgun sequence, the proteins below share one genomic window:
- the LOC108981505 gene encoding diacylglycerol kinase 7-like, translating into MGSPSTGETTRIAARASMIDSLKGCALLGSQIDKAELRRRLLMPQYLRLAVRDSIRSKDPTAGMTWMHDRGGDEENLEPPEAPMIVFINPRSGGRHGPVLKERLQQLIAEEQVFDLADVKPFEFVQYGLKCLEMLADLGDSCAKETREKMRVMVAGGDGTVGWVLGSLGELKKQGREPFPPVGIIPLGTGNDLSRSFGWGGSLPFAWKSAVKRSLHKAITGPICRLDSWHILLSMPVGEVADPPYSLKLTEECALDEGLEVEGELPDKVTCYEGVFYNYFSIGMDAQVAYGFHHLRNEKPYLAQGPITNKLIYSGYSCTQGWFFTPCASSPSLRGLRNILRIHVKKVNCSEWEEIPVPSSVRAIVTLNLHNYGSGTNPWGNLKPEYLEKRGFVEAHPDDGLLEIFGLKQGWHASFVMVELISAKHIAQAAAIRMEFRGGEWKDGYMQMDGEPWKQPMSKDYSTFVEIKRIPFQSLVIGGE; encoded by the exons ATGGGGTCTCCGTCGACGGGCGAGACGACGCGGATCGCGGCGAGGGCATCCATGATTGATTCTTTAAAGGGGTGCGCGCTGTTGGGGAGCCAGATTGACAAGGCCGAGCTCCGGAGGAGGCTCCTGATGCCGCAGTACCTCCGCCTTGCCGTCCGCGACTCCATCCGGTCCAAGGACCCGACCGCTGGCATGACCTGGATGCACGACCGCGGCGGCGACGAGGAAAACCTTGAGCCGCCCGAGGCCCCGATGATCGTTTTCATCAACCCGCGCAGCGGTGGGCGCCACGGCCCCGTGCTAAAGGAGAGGCTCCAGCAATTGATTGCCGAAGAACAG GTTTTTGACCTGGCAGATGTGAAGCCTTTTGAGTTTGTCCAATATGGGTTGAAATGCCTAGAGATGCTTGCTGATCTTGGCGACTCTTGTGCCAAAGAGACTCGTGAAAAGATGAGGGTTATG GTTGCTGGAGGTGATGGTACAGTTGGTTGGGTGCTGGGAAGCCTCGGAGAACTTAAGAAACAGGGTAGGGAGCCATTTCCTCCTGTAGGAATCATTCCACTCGGTACTGGAAATGACCTATCTAGGAGTTTTGGTTGG GGTGGTTCATTACCTTTTGCATGGAAATCAGCTGTTAAAAGATCACTCCACAAAGCTATTACAGGTCCTATCTGCCGTTTGGATAG TTGGCATATTCTGCTGTCAATGCCAGTCGGTGAAGTTGCTGATCCACCCTACTCCCTGAAGCTTACAGAAGAGTGTGCTCTTGATGAG GGTTTGGAAGTTGAGGGGGAGTTGCCTGATAAAGTGACTTGCTATGAAGGAGTGTTTTACAATTACTTTAGCATTG GAATGGATGCTCAAGTTGCTTATGGCTTCCACCATTTACGCAATGAAAAACCTTATCTTGCACAAGGTCCAATTACAAACAAG CTTATCTACTCTGGTTACAGTTGCACTCAAGGTTGGTTCTTCACACCTTGTGCGAGCAGTCCGAGTTTAAG GGGCCTAAGGAACATTTTAAGGATACATGTCAAAAAGGTCAATTGCTCAGAATGGGAGGAGATTCCTGTTCCGTCAAG TGTAAGGGCAATAGTCACTTTAAATCTTCATAACTACGGAAGTGGAACAAATCCATGGGGAAATTTGAAGCCAGAGTATTTGGAAAAG AGAGGCTTTGTCGAGGCCCATCCTGATGATGGTCTACTAGAAATATTTGGTCTAAAGCAAGGATGGCATGCATCATTTGTCATGGTCGAACTCATCTCTGCCAAACACATCGCCCAG GCTGCAGCAATTCGAATGGAATTTAGAGGTGGGGAGTGGAAAGATGGATATATGCAGATGGATGGGGAGCCATGGAAACAGCCAATGAGCAAGGACTACTCAACATTTGTGGAAATTAAGAGGATCCCTTTTCAATCACTTGTGATAGGTGGAGAGTGA